One Mesorhizobium loti genomic window carries:
- a CDS encoding nitroreductase, translating to MLEKKARIADEAEIVDEAILSRRSVRAFLPDMIDDDTIRDILAVAARAPSGTNMQPWRVYVTKGETKQQISDAILNSGIRAEKADWDEYRYYPTQFFEPYLTRRRANGFGLYGALGIGRREVDKMRAQHDRNFVFFDAPVGMIFTIDRRLNQGSWIDYGMFLQNIMVAARGRGLHTCPQAAFAPYHRQIRPVLNIPDEEIVVCGMALGYEDTSKPENAFRTDRVPLEEWVTFSE from the coding sequence ATGTTGGAAAAGAAGGCTCGAATCGCGGATGAGGCCGAGATCGTCGACGAGGCGATCCTGTCGCGCCGTTCGGTGCGCGCGTTTTTGCCCGACATGATCGACGACGACACCATCCGCGACATTCTGGCGGTTGCGGCACGCGCTCCGTCCGGCACCAACATGCAGCCATGGCGGGTCTACGTCACCAAGGGCGAGACCAAGCAACAGATATCGGATGCTATCCTGAATTCCGGTATCCGCGCTGAAAAGGCCGACTGGGACGAGTATCGCTATTATCCCACGCAGTTCTTCGAACCTTATTTGACGCGGCGACGCGCCAACGGTTTCGGCCTCTATGGCGCGCTCGGCATCGGTCGACGCGAGGTCGACAAGATGCGTGCCCAGCACGACCGCAACTTCGTCTTCTTCGACGCGCCGGTCGGCATGATCTTCACCATCGATCGCCGCCTCAACCAGGGCTCGTGGATCGATTACGGCATGTTCCTGCAGAACATCATGGTCGCGGCGCGGGGCAGGGGCCTGCACACCTGCCCGCAGGCCGCCTTCGCGCCCTATCACCGGCAGATCCGGCCGGTGCTCAACATTCCCGACGAGGAGATCGTCGTCTGCGGTATGGCGCTGGGCTATGAGGACACGTCCAAGCCCGAAAACGCCTTCCGCACCGACCGCGTGCCGCTCGAAGAGTGGGTGACGTTCAGCGAATAG
- a CDS encoding transcriptional regulator, with protein sequence MLASDIRALRRARGLTLAEIALKLGRSVGWVSQVERGLSTPSLGDLRAFAELFGVPISLFFSHDVPVESERGVVVRAGRRRTLGTSESGLVEELLSPDLGGSFEMVRSIFAPGAEMKTQHLRPTEEAGYLASGVFEIEIAGVWHRLGEGDSFRFEGKPYRWRNPGTEPAVVIWVVSPPVY encoded by the coding sequence GTGCTGGCCAGCGATATACGCGCGCTGCGCCGGGCGCGCGGGCTGACGCTCGCCGAGATCGCCCTGAAACTTGGCCGTTCGGTCGGCTGGGTCAGCCAGGTCGAACGCGGCCTGTCGACGCCGTCGCTCGGCGATCTCAGGGCCTTCGCCGAGCTGTTCGGCGTGCCGATCAGCCTGTTCTTCAGCCATGACGTGCCGGTCGAAAGCGAGCGCGGCGTGGTGGTGCGGGCCGGCAGACGCCGCACCCTTGGCACCAGCGAATCCGGCCTGGTGGAAGAACTCCTGTCGCCCGATCTCGGTGGTAGCTTCGAGATGGTGCGCTCGATCTTCGCACCGGGCGCGGAGATGAAGACCCAGCACCTGCGGCCGACCGAGGAAGCCGGCTATCTCGCCTCGGGTGTTTTCGAGATCGAGATAGCGGGCGTCTGGCACCGGCTCGGCGAAGGCGATTCCTTCCGCTTCGAAGGCAAGCCCTATCGCTGGCGCAATCCAGGCACCGAGCCGGCGGTTGTCATCTGGGTGGTTTCACCACCGGTTTATTGA
- a CDS encoding dimethylglycine dehydrogenase, protein MAGLPSTARVVIIGGGVVGTSSLYHLAKAGWTDCVLLEKNELTSGSTWHAAGNVPTFSSSWSLMNMQRYSTELYRGLADAVDYPMNYHVTGSLRLAHSWERMQEFQRAKGMGRYQGMDIDVVGVDEIKRRYPFIETHDLKGALYDPSDGDIDPAQLTQALAKGARDMGAKIIRFCPVTGVRRENDEWVMATPQGEIRCEIVVNAAGYRAAEVGKMFGREVPMMVMSHQYILFEEIPELAAWSKEQGKKLPLLRDVDTSYYLRQEKTGMNLGPYERNCRAHWATPGDPMPEDFSFQLFPDDLDRLEHYLADAVARVPILGTAGLSKVINGPIPYAPDGNPLIGPMPGVPNAFEACVFTFGIAQGGGAGKVLAEWVTQGQTEWDMWSCDPRRFTSFAAAPDYCVAKGMEIYGNEYAIQFPRYAWPEGRDRKLSPIHDRIKAFGARFDAYNGWERATWYAKDGDDISEEATLTFRRDGPWQHRVREECLAVRDAAGILDLPGFSRFNLEGPGAAEWLSLQVTGLVPKPGRIGLVYFADDKGRIVTEMSVVRHDENVMTLITAAVAQWHDFEWLKSRMPKDAPFKLIDRTEEFSTQILAGPNSRKILADVCDADLTLPWLTHQETTIAGRWAKLVRVSFAGELGWEIHTRVDDTPAIFDAVCAAGQQHGLKPFGMYALDSLRLEKGYRTWKGDLSTDYSILQGGLERFVKWEKPDFRGKAALQNEKQQGVKKRFVTLVVENPGDCDAPYMSTLWHGGQIVGETTSGGWGHRIDKSIALGMLRVDLTEPGTSVEVEIFGDRFKAIVQNDEPLWDPRNERLRA, encoded by the coding sequence ATGGCGGGGTTGCCGAGCACGGCGCGCGTGGTGATCATCGGAGGTGGCGTCGTCGGCACCTCCTCGCTCTATCATCTCGCCAAGGCGGGCTGGACCGACTGCGTGCTCTTGGAAAAGAACGAGCTGACATCAGGCTCGACCTGGCATGCCGCCGGCAATGTGCCGACCTTCTCCTCGTCCTGGTCGCTGATGAACATGCAGCGCTATTCGACCGAGCTCTACCGTGGCCTCGCCGACGCGGTCGACTATCCCATGAACTACCACGTCACCGGCTCGCTGCGGCTCGCCCATTCCTGGGAGCGCATGCAGGAATTCCAGCGCGCCAAGGGTATGGGCCGCTATCAGGGCATGGATATCGACGTGGTCGGCGTCGACGAGATCAAGCGCCGCTATCCCTTCATCGAGACGCACGACCTGAAAGGCGCGCTCTACGACCCGAGCGACGGCGACATCGACCCGGCGCAGTTGACCCAGGCCCTGGCAAAGGGCGCGCGCGACATGGGCGCCAAGATCATCCGCTTCTGCCCCGTCACCGGCGTGCGCCGCGAAAACGACGAATGGGTGATGGCCACGCCGCAGGGCGAGATCCGCTGCGAGATCGTCGTCAATGCCGCCGGCTACCGGGCCGCCGAAGTGGGCAAAATGTTCGGCCGCGAAGTTCCGATGATGGTGATGAGCCATCAATACATCTTGTTCGAGGAAATCCCCGAGCTGGCCGCCTGGTCGAAGGAACAGGGCAAGAAACTGCCGCTGCTGCGCGATGTCGACACCTCCTACTACCTGCGCCAGGAAAAGACCGGCATGAATCTCGGCCCCTATGAGCGCAATTGCCGCGCGCATTGGGCCACCCCCGGCGATCCGATGCCGGAGGATTTTTCGTTCCAGCTCTTCCCCGACGATCTCGACCGGCTGGAACATTATCTGGCCGACGCCGTCGCCCGCGTGCCGATCCTGGGCACGGCCGGCCTGTCCAAGGTCATCAACGGCCCGATCCCGTATGCGCCGGACGGCAATCCGCTGATCGGCCCGATGCCTGGCGTTCCCAATGCCTTCGAGGCCTGCGTCTTCACCTTCGGCATCGCCCAGGGCGGCGGCGCCGGCAAGGTGCTGGCCGAATGGGTGACGCAGGGCCAGACCGAGTGGGACATGTGGTCCTGCGACCCGCGCCGCTTCACCTCTTTTGCCGCCGCACCCGACTACTGCGTCGCCAAGGGCATGGAAATCTACGGCAATGAATACGCCATCCAGTTCCCGCGCTATGCCTGGCCGGAGGGCCGCGACCGCAAACTGTCGCCGATCCACGATCGCATCAAGGCGTTCGGCGCCCGCTTCGACGCCTACAATGGCTGGGAGCGCGCCACCTGGTACGCGAAGGACGGCGACGACATTTCCGAGGAAGCCACGCTGACCTTCCGGCGCGACGGGCCCTGGCAGCATCGCGTGCGCGAGGAATGCCTGGCGGTGCGTGACGCCGCCGGCATTCTCGACCTCCCGGGCTTCTCGCGCTTCAACCTCGAGGGCCCCGGCGCCGCCGAATGGCTGAGCCTGCAGGTCACCGGCCTGGTGCCGAAGCCCGGCCGCATCGGCCTCGTCTATTTCGCCGACGACAAGGGCCGCATCGTCACAGAAATGTCCGTCGTGCGCCACGACGAGAATGTGATGACGCTGATCACCGCCGCGGTTGCGCAATGGCATGATTTCGAATGGCTGAAATCGCGCATGCCCAAGGACGCGCCATTCAAGCTGATCGACCGGACCGAAGAATTCTCCACCCAGATCCTGGCCGGCCCCAATTCGCGAAAAATCCTCGCCGATGTCTGCGACGCCGACCTCACCCTGCCATGGCTCACGCATCAGGAAACCACCATCGCCGGCCGCTGGGCGAAGCTGGTGCGCGTGTCCTTCGCCGGCGAACTCGGCTGGGAAATCCACACCAGGGTCGACGATACACCCGCCATCTTCGATGCCGTTTGCGCGGCGGGACAACAGCATGGCCTGAAGCCGTTCGGCATGTATGCGCTGGATTCACTGCGGCTCGAAAAGGGCTACCGCACCTGGAAAGGCGATCTCTCGACCGACTATTCCATCCTGCAGGGCGGGCTCGAGCGCTTCGTCAAATGGGAAAAGCCCGACTTCCGTGGCAAGGCAGCGCTGCAGAACGAGAAGCAGCAAGGCGTGAAGAAGCGCTTCGTCACGCTGGTCGTCGAAAACCCCGGCGATTGCGACGCACCCTACATGTCGACGCTGTGGCATGGCGGCCAGATCGTTGGCGAGACCACGTCAGGCGGCTGGGGCCATCGCATCGACAAGTCGATCGCGCTCGGCATGTTGCGCGTGGATTTGACCGAGCCCGGCACATCCGTCGAGGTCGAAATCTTTGGCGACCGTTTCAAGGCGATCGTGCAGAACGACGAACCTTTGTGGGATCCCAGGAACGAAAGACTGCGCGCATGA
- a CDS encoding homocysteine S-methyltransferase produces the protein MKKVILTDGGMGQELVRRSKSEPTPLWSARVLIDEPDLVRDLHAEFIRAGARVITINTYSATPERLAREGAEDLFKPLQKRGIELARQACEQAGDAAIAGCLSPLFGSYAPALTISYQETLDIYRRIVAEQADGVDLFLCETMASADEARAAVTAASESGKPVWVSWTLADHGAPRLRSGETIAAAASALDGLPIAARLLNCCRPEAIAAALPELIDLGGPVGAYANGFTSTEALKHGGTVDVLHARHDLGPDAYAEQAIGWVEAGADIVGGCCEVGPPHIAALRDRLQQDGYAISGVLHA, from the coding sequence ATGAAGAAAGTCATCCTCACCGACGGTGGCATGGGCCAGGAACTGGTCCGGCGCAGCAAATCCGAGCCGACGCCGTTGTGGTCGGCCAGGGTGCTGATCGACGAACCCGATCTGGTGCGCGACCTCCACGCCGAATTCATCCGCGCCGGCGCCCGCGTCATCACCATCAACACCTATTCGGCGACACCCGAACGCCTGGCGCGCGAAGGCGCCGAGGACCTGTTCAAGCCGCTGCAGAAGCGGGGCATCGAACTGGCCAGGCAAGCTTGCGAGCAAGCCGGGGACGCAGCGATCGCCGGCTGCCTGTCGCCGCTTTTCGGCAGCTACGCCCCGGCGCTGACCATCTCCTACCAGGAGACGCTCGACATCTACCGCCGCATCGTCGCCGAGCAGGCGGACGGCGTCGATCTCTTCCTGTGCGAGACCATGGCCTCGGCCGATGAGGCGCGCGCGGCCGTCACCGCGGCATCGGAAAGCGGCAAGCCCGTCTGGGTGTCCTGGACGCTCGCCGATCACGGCGCGCCGCGGCTGCGCAGCGGCGAAACAATAGCCGCCGCGGCCAGCGCGCTCGATGGCCTGCCGATAGCGGCGCGGCTGCTCAACTGCTGCCGGCCGGAAGCGATCGCCGCCGCCTTGCCTGAACTGATCGATCTGGGCGGCCCGGTCGGCGCCTATGCCAATGGCTTCACCTCCACAGAGGCGCTCAAGCACGGCGGTACCGTCGATGTGCTGCACGCCCGCCACGACCTCGGCCCGGACGCCTATGCCGAGCAGGCGATCGGCTGGGTGGAGGCAGGTGCCGACATCGTCGGCGGCTGCTGCGAAGTCGGACCGCCGCACATTGCCGCGTTGCGCGATCGACTGCAGCAGGATGGTTACGCAATTTCGGGAGTTTTGCATGCCTAG